ACGCAAACGATTAATCAAAAAATGAACATTCCAGAAAGTAAAAGTTACGTAAATAGCACAAGACAAAATAAGAATAAGGAATGTTTGAAAACGATTCAAGATATAGAAATTTGTGAACTTGATGGAACACCTATCGCGGGACAAATTACAAACATTGAAAAAAATGAAATTTCTTTTTATGCATTTGCACATACACTTAACAATAAAAATTATATTGTAAAACCTACTCCTATAGATTACATAATTACGGATTACGAGAATTTAAGTAAGCAATTAGGAGAGAAAGTAATAACCAGAATAAATTCTATAAAATCTTCTTATAAGTTAATTCAAGGGCGAAAAAAAATCCTGGTAAGATCATTTAAATATCTTGATCTGAAACCGAATACTGAATACCTTTTTAATGCGGTTTGCTATGAAATTACAACCACACAAGGAAAAAGAGACATTGTGATTATTAGAGAAGTTCACGAGTAAATTCTTTGTGCAATAGATATATGTAGTTAATTGCAGAAATGAGATGCATAAAGGTAAAACTCATAACGCATTCTTCATACGGTCGAGGTTTAACTTACACTGTAACATCTATAAGAACATCTATTAAAGAATAATGAAAAATTTTTTGTCACTATTTCTATTGCTTTCAATAATTTATTGTACCCAAAAAACAGGTAGCGCTGAAGTTTTGGAAAGCAACCCTATGCATTCAGTTAGACCTGTTCATTATATAGAAGCTGAGGAACAGCAGTGTTTTAAAACCACTTTAAATCAAATTAAATGTGATGATGAAAGTTTATTATTACGGGGGAAAGTTGAAAATGTCACAATGGAAAAAATTACATTCATTGCTTCTCCCAATTTAAGTAGAGGGAAAATACATCTGGGTAAACCAAGACCTTTGGTGGTGGATATTGAAGATTACAATGGATTTGGAGCTGCAATAGGTAATGAATCGCAGAGATTAAATGATCTCAAGATCACCTATTTTCTCAATCAAAATAACAAACTATTATATTTTCGCTCTTATAAATTTCTTGAGTTAGAAGTGGGGAAATCATATCGGTTTAATGCAGATTTAATTACAGTTAGCACTTTAAAAAGGAAAAAGAAAATAGTTATTTTAAAAAATGCTGTATTGAACTAGACTTAGATTTATTAAATAAAAAAATTTTTACTTTAGCTTATTAATATTCCATTTAGTGCTTATCTCAATCTTTATCATCAATGATTGTAAATATTACTTATACAATGTAGAAACTTCAAAAATCACATATCGTTTTGAGCAATATTATTAAAAGTAGAAAGACGGAAAAATGCCTATTTGATTGCGTTTAGGAAAGCCATTGCAAGTGATACCGGTTTTCTACCCACCTCAGAATTTACGCTACCCATTGCACAACCACAAATGGCAGCCGTCATCAGCAACACCGATCCGCAAGGCCAAGGCAGAGTTACCGTAAAATTCGACTGGCAGCTGCACGACACCACAGATTTCATAAGAATGATGAGTCCAGATGCAGGAGGAACAGACCAAGTGAGCCAAAACCGTGGTTATGTTGCGATCCCCGAAGTTGGTGATCAGGTGATGGTGGGTTTTGTACACAATCATCCAGATAGACCATTCGTGATGGGCGGAATGTTTCATGGCCAGGTTGGCTTGGGCGGTGGAGCGGATAACCGTGTAAAATCCATTCAGACCAGAAGCGGGCACCGCATTGTTTTTACCGAAGATGAAAGTATTATTATTACTGATAAATCAGGAAATGAGATTCATTTGGACACGACGGGAAGCAATATTAATATTACTGCGCCGGAAACGATGACGCTGAATTGTAAGAATATGAATATTAACGTGGGGGAAAATATGACCACGAGTGTGGGTATGAACCAAAATAGTACTGTGGGAATGAACATTTCCGAATCAGCAGGTATGAATAAAACAACGAGTATAGGAATGCTTCATATGCTTTCGGTGGGAACAGATTTTATCACCAATGTTGTAGGGAAAATGACAGAGTTTATACAGGGGAATAAGGAAAGCCACACTGAAAAAGACAGAACGAGAGTGGCGAATGGAAAAATGATGAATCAAAGTGATGGAATGTTTGAACAACACGCAAAAAAAGATATTCAAAATAATTCTGGTGAAAAATCTAAAAGTCACTAAATCATGGGGAAAGAATCTTACATAGGAGGTGATTATATTGAAACAACAGGTGGTGATGTAAAGAATTACGCCAATGAAATTTATAATTCATCGTCATTAAATCAGTTTGTACAAAATGCAGGACGAGTAATTTCTCATAATGTTAATGAAAGTCCTCCACTGATAAATCCAAATATTAAATTGAAAAGATTTATCGTACATTTTAGAAGACCGTCGGATTATGACGGAAAGTATGGTTTTGATTGGTTACGGGAAGAATATATTTTTCCTATCAAAATGGTGACAAATGATAATAATGGAACTCCAATAAATGCGGCAACACCTTTATGCAAAAATGTAAATAAGCTAAAACAAGAATATTTGACAGGAGTTAAAAACTCTATTGTACCTTATGGAATAAAATACTATCCTGCATGGTTATCAATTTTCGCGCACACCACAACGAAGGAATTTGCACACGGTTCACGCATGCATACGTCGGGTATAAGTTTAGATTTACAATTTGATGAGATTGATTCAATAGTATCTGATGGAACAGAAATAATATTGGAAAGTAAAAATAAACATTTAAAAATAAGCCCAGGAAAAATTCCTATTTCAGAAGTTTTGGCGACAAAGAAAACTTCAAGAAATATAAATGGGAAGAATATTAATTTTTATAAATTGAATAAAAAGGTTACAATAAAATGTGAAGGAGGTGCTTTAAATCAAGACGAAGAAATAAAAGTATTTGCTAAACTAAAAGATAATAATACTGGAATAGAGGAGAAACAGGAAGTAGGAAAACTGATGGTTTATAAAAATAATGTTATTCCTAAAGCAGAAATTGTAGTTGTTAATGTAATAACTCCCGGAAACAGTGCGCAATTAAAAGATGACTTTCAATACCTTTTTAAAAATCAGTCCTTCAACCAAGCTTTAATAAGAGCTGAAATT
This DNA window, taken from Kaistella carnis, encodes the following:
- a CDS encoding phage baseplate assembly protein V, whose translation is MIAFRKAIASDTGFLPTSEFTLPIAQPQMAAVISNTDPQGQGRVTVKFDWQLHDTTDFIRMMSPDAGGTDQVSQNRGYVAIPEVGDQVMVGFVHNHPDRPFVMGGMFHGQVGLGGGADNRVKSIQTRSGHRIVFTEDESIIITDKSGNEIHLDTTGSNINITAPETMTLNCKNMNINVGENMTTSVGMNQNSTVGMNISESAGMNKTTSIGMLHMLSVGTDFITNVVGKMTEFIQGNKESHTEKDRTRVANGKMMNQSDGMFEQHAKKDIQNNSGEKSKSH
- a CDS encoding zinc metalloprotease, with the translated sequence MGKESYIGGDYIETTGGDVKNYANEIYNSSSLNQFVQNAGRVISHNVNESPPLINPNIKLKRFIVHFRRPSDYDGKYGFDWLREEYIFPIKMVTNDNNGTPINAATPLCKNVNKLKQEYLTGVKNSIVPYGIKYYPAWLSIFAHTTTKEFAHGSRMHTSGISLDLQFDEIDSIVSDGTEIILESKNKHLKISPGKIPISEVLATKKTSRNINGKNINFYKLNKKVTIKCEGGALNQDEEIKVFAKLKDNNTGIEEKQEVGKLMVYKNNVIPKAEIVVVNVITPGNSAQLKDDFQYLFKNQSFNQALIRAEISIDTKFDINLLPLEDADVINFKQKMSGNDSEFIKNTLGVLYDRYGKFKAVGGINGNQNKKTYLFLTSLTAGNVLGSCSIDSNRNWGNFYIVYNAGLKDGHTIMHECGHSLSLPHVFQEGARAKHTFYHGYTDNYMDYTWQAGVFRNGTLFSSGANAHKGKMYSFFKWQWDIMRGDRSLTHNY